From the Pelorhabdus rhamnosifermentans genome, the window CTGTACGCAAGGCACTGATGATAGCACAACATGGCGATCTTATTGTCGTTTTCTATGAAAAATATCGCGTTGTCAATGATGTTATCGATGATTTCGAACGACAAATAGCCGAAAAAAGACCTCAGCAAGGCATTGAAACTCTTCCAAATGATCAATTTGTGGCAGCAAGTGGCAAAACCTTTTAGAATTTATTTGTAAAACTGTAGCCATTAGAAGGCATTTCCGCTGACTTGTAGAATATTAAAAACAAAGTAAAAAGTGGAGGTGCTGTTATGGACGAACGTACAGTTAATGAAGAATTACAATTGGTTGTTTTTACTTTGGCAACTGAAGAGTATGCCCTTCCTATTACTAAAGTCCAAGAAATTAACCGTCTTGTGCCCATTACCAAGCTACCGCAAACACCAGCTTTTATGGAAGGAATTATTAATTTGCGTGGGCGTATTATTCCTGTTATTGATTTAAGAAAGCGTTTTTCCTTGGTTTTAAAGGAGCATACGGATGACACCCGTATTATTATTGTAGAGATTCAAGGACAAACACTTGGCGTCATTGTAGATGCTGTCACAGAAGTGATTCGTTTGCAGTCAGACAGTATTGAGCCGCCGCCGCAGGCTTTTGCGATTGATTCCAAGTATATTCAAGGTGTGGGAAAACTCGATAGTAGGCTGATTATCTTGTTGGATATTGATCGGATCTTTTCCAAGAATGAAGAAAAAATCTTACAAGATATGAATGATTAGGGGAAACAGATGGTTATAAAAAAAGCTTATGCCAAAATTAATTTAGCTCTTGATGTGCTTTATAAAAGGTGTGATGGCTATCATGAAGTCAAGATGGTCATGCAGTCCATTGACTTGTACGATACAGTGACACTGACGAAAAAGAAGCAGGGGATTGAGCTTGTAACGGATCGGAAAGAACTTCCTGTGGGTGCATCGAATTTGGCTTATCAAGCGGCGCAGTTATTCCAAGAGACTTATTCTATTTCTACCGGTGTATCCATGATATTGCATAAAAAAATCCCTATGTCTGCAGGTCTTGCTGGGGGGAGTGCCGATGCAGCGGCTGTGCTCAAGGGGATGAACGAACTTTTTGAATTGCACTTATCACTTGCTGAGCTCAGTAAGTTGGGTGCACAGCTTGGTTCAGATGTTCCTTTTTGCCTGGCTGGGGGGACACAGCTGGCTACAGGACGAGGTGAGCAGCTTGTAGAACTTCCTGCCCTTCCTTCTTGCTATGTTGTGCTGGCTAAGCCAGCGATGGATGTGTCGACGGCCTGGGTTTATGGGCATTATGAACCTCGGAATGTTATGAGTCATCCTGACATTCCCTCACTCGTGGCGGCTCTGGAAAAACAAGATTTATCAGGCGTCATTGCCTGTTGTGGTAATGTGTTGGAAGCCGTCACATTTTCAGCACATCCATCACTGGTTCAATTGAAAGAAAAAATGGCTGGATTTGGTATGCTGACGAGTTTAATGTCTGGTAGTGGACCAACAATTTTTGCTTTGACGAGTACTCAAGAAACCGCCCAGGCGCTTAAAGCGCTTTTAGAAAACGAGGCGGCCTTATTTGTTGATGTGACTAAAACCGTTACAAGGGAGAAGAATGAATATGGAGAGACGTTTATTGCCAATAAAACTAGACAGCTATAAACCATTGCGTGAAGTAGTTAGTGAAACCTTGCGCGAGGCCATTGTGAGCAGTGTACTTAAACCAGGTGAAAGGCTTATGGAAATTCAGCTTGCTGAAGAATTGGGCGTGAGCCGTACGCCTGTGCGCGAAGCCATTCGCAAGTTAGAACTGGAAGGCTTCGTTATTATGATTCCAAGGCGTGGGACCTATGTGGCGGATTTATCAATAAAAGATGTTAATGAAGTTTTTGAAATTCGTACGGCTCTTGATGTGCTTGCAGCGGGTTTGGCAGCTGAAAGAATTACAGATGAAGAACTGGAAACAATGGAACGCATTTTGGTGCAAATTGGTGAATGTGTCGATCAAAACGAACTAGAACCCATTGTGGAGCTTGATAGTCAGTTTCATGATATTTTATACCGTGCCTGTCGTAATGACCGACTTGTGGGGATTATTAACAACCTTCGGGAACAAATTACCCGGTTTCGGGCCATTTCCATGGCTGTTCCTGGTCGGATAAAAAATACATTGGAAGAACACAGCCGCTTAGTTGAAGCTATTGCAGCACGTGACGTCGATTTGTCACAGGAATTGGCACGACAACATATGGAAAATTCAGAACAAACTTTACTGCTCGATATGAATAATCGGCGGAAGGTGTAGGGTAGAAGGAGGAATCGCGTTTCATGGTAGATGCCCTCATCTTAGCTGGTGGTGAAACAAGCGAGAGTCTTCATGAACTTTCTGGTGAAACGTACGAGGCATTTATAAAGATTGACGGAAGGCCCATGGTGACTTATGTGGCCGATATCTTGGCGAATAGCCCATTTGTGGAACGAATCTTTATTGTTGGTCCTCGGGCTGAGCTTTCACACTGCAACTTTCCAGAAAATTCAATACTGATTCAGGGCGGTAAATCACTGCTAGAAACCATCCAAATAGGAATGGCTGCTGTGGATCAAGCAAAAAAGACGCTTGTTCTTACTTGCGATATTCCTCTTATTACGGAAGAGGCAGTACGGCATTTTCTGCAGAGTTGCCAAAAGAATGAGGCTGATTTTTATTATCCTATTGTGGAAAAAGAGTGCAGTGAACACTGTTATCCTGGTAATGAGCGGACCTATGTGCGATTAAAAGAGGGGGCGTTTACAGGCGGAAATATTTTTCTGGTGGATCCCAGGATTGTTCCCGCTTGTTTGAAGCAAGCCGAGTATATCTTGGAAAATCGTAAAAAGCCATTTAAATTATGTCAATTTCTTGGAATCCTATTTGTTCTTCAATTTTTGTTTGGGAAGCTCAAACTAAAAACGGTTGAACGGCGAGTTTCGCAGCTTTTACATATTCGTGGAGCGGTTATTCGGTCTCCTTTTGCTGAGGTGGGACTAGATGTGGATAAACCCAGTGATCTCATGCTTGTGCGGAGTTTTTTAGAATGAGAGTTGAATTCACTTTTTTTTTGTAGCACGTCTTGTCGTGCTACTTTTTTTGTATGTCAGCATAAGTAAGCAGGATTTAGTATAATAACAGAGAAAGTGAATAAAAATAATTAAATTCACCATAATGTTCGGGTTTTTGCCAAATGGAGGGCTTTTTATGGATAAAGTACGGAGAATTGATCGGTTGATTGCGATTACGAAGGTACTTGTCGATCACCCGCATCGTTTGTTTTCCTTGAGTTATTTTAACGGATTATTTGATGCGGCAAAATCAACATTGAGCGAAGATGTCCTGACAATTAAGCAGTCGTTAGTTGCGTTTGATATGGGAACATTAGAAACAGTATCAGGTGCTGCAGGCGGAGTTCGGTATCTTCCTTATCAATCGGTAAGTTCTATTCATACTTGTTTAGAAACTGTGGCTAGGCATTTTCGAGAGTCAGACCGTATTATTGCCGGTGGTTTTATTTACATGTCTGATATACTTTTTGATTCGTCGCTTATGGCAACGGTGAGCGAAATTTTTCTTACCAAGTTTAGTCAGACTAAGCCGGACTATATTATGACAGTCGAGACCAAGGGAATTCCCCTGGCACTTATGACTGCCAGAGCTTTTCATGTGCCACTTGTCATTGTACGCCGTGGTAGTCGCGTCACAGAAGGATCGGCTGTTAGTATTAATTATGTGACAGGTTCATCCCATCGCATTCAAACCATGTCGCTACCTAGGCGGGCTATTCAAAGTGGTTCGCGCGTGCTAATCATTGATGACTTTATGAAAGCAGGTGGTACGGCTCGCGGGATGGTTGATTTAGCGCGCGAAGTGGGGGCAGAGACGGTTGGTATTGGTGTTCTTGTTGCAACGAGGGAGCCTATACAGAAATTGGTTGAAAAATATACGGCGTTGCTTATCTTACAGGGTGTAGATGAACATAATAAACGAATAGATATTCAGCCCATAGCCGATTAAATTTTGTTATATTTGTAATATTCTTTTGGAGGAATATTGTGTTTTATGTCGAAAAGCAACTTTTATGTCCTTTTTAGGAATCTTTGTTTGTCAGGGGGAATTTTTATGACGAAACCTTCCTGCACCGCAGTTATTCTTGCCGCAGGCAAAGGGACGCGCATGAAATCTACTTTGCCGAAGGTGCTGCATAAAATAGGTGGCAAGGCCATGGTTCAGCATGTCCTTGATGCTGCCACAGATGCCGGGGCAACATTGAATATTGTTGTCATCGGATTTGGTGCTGATGAGGTACAACAGGCACTGGCTGGACAAGCTGAATTTGTTGTTCAGCAGGAACAATTGGGTACGGGACATGCCGTTTTGCAAGCTGTTCCTTTATTGACAGCTGAAAGCAAGACAGTCATGGTACTTTGTGGTGATACGCCGCTATTGACTCATGAACTATTAAGTAAGCTGCTTGCAGCACATGAAGAACAGGTTGCTCAGGCTACGGTTCTTACGGCTACTATGCCTGATGCCACAGGATATGGCCGGGTAGTTCGTGATGAAACGGGACAAGTACTCAAGATTGTGGAGCAAAAAGATGCTTCACAAGACGAGTTAGCCATCAAAGAAGTCAATACCGGGATTTATTGTTTTGATCAGCAGGTACTCCTTAGTACGCTGAGGGAACTTACTTGTGACAACGCACAAGGCGAATATTATTTAACCGATGTCATTTCCATTCTCGTCAAAGGCGGGATGAAAGTGGCAGCCGTGTCTGCGGAAGATTACCAAGAGACACTCGGCATTAATTCGCGGAGTCAATTGGCTGAGGCCGAGTTGATATTACGGCGGCGCAAATTAAAAGAGCTTATGGATCAGGGCGTAACTATCATGGATGTAAACAGTACTTTTATTGACGAATCAGTCACGATTGGTACGGATACGGTCATCTATCCTTTTACCTGGATTGAGGGTAACACGAAAATTGGCAGTCATTGTGAAATTGGGCCTAATTCGCGGATTCAAAACAGCCAAATCGCAAGTGGCGTAATTTTTCATTTCAGTTATGCTCATGAAGTAGTTATTGAGGAGAACGTTATTGTGGGTCCTTATGTTCATCTCAGGCCGAATACGCATTTATCATCAGGTGTCAAAGTAGGTAATTTTGTTGAAGTCAAAAATTCCATGATTGGTAAGGGAAGCAAGCTTCCTCACCTGAGCTATATTGGCGATACAGACATGGGGGAAAGAGTGAATATTGGCTCAGGCACCATTACGGTGAATTATGATGGGGTGCACAAACATCGTACAACCATTGAAGATGATGCTTTTATTGGCTGTAACGCTAATCTCGTAGCACCCGTAGTTGTTGAACGCGGTGCTTATGTGGCGGCTGGGTCAACAATTACAAAAAATGTTCCAGCTCAGGCGCTGGGTGTAGCACGGGCCAGACAGAACAATTTAGCTGGTTGGGTTGATAGAATTAAAAACAAGTGAAAGTAAAATGATGGGGGTTAGCAACGATGTTAGAAGATAGCAAACGGCTGCGAATTTTCAGCGGCAACGCCAATAAGCCTTTGGCTGAAGAAATAGCAGCATGTTTAGGGATTTCCGTAGGAGACGCTTTTGTGGGGCATTTCAACAATGGCGAAACTCAGGTCATGATTGATGAAAGTGTACGTGGTACAGATGTTTTTATCATTCAGCCTACGTGTTCACCAGTCAATGATCATTACATGGAGCTGCTTATTATGGTAGATGCTTTAAAACGGGCCTCAGCCAATCATATTACGGCAGTTATTCCTTACTATGGTTATGCCAGACAAGATCGCAAAACACGTGGTCGGGAGCCGATCTCTGCTAAGCTTGTGGCCAATCTTCTGACAACTGCCGGCGTAACGCGTGTCGTTACGATGGATCTTCATGCTGGACAGATTCAAGGTTTTTTCGACATTCCTGTTGATCATTTACCAGGCGGCCCGATTTTAGCTGATTATATTACATCAAAAGAATTAACAGATCTTGTTGTTGTTTCGCCAGATCTTGGCGGCGTAACACGTGCTAGACAATTGGCCGATCGTCTGGAAGCTCCGATTGCCATTATTGAAAAACGGCGTCCAGAGCCAGGTGTTGCTGAAGTCATGAATTTGATTGGCAGTGTGGAAGGCAAGAATGCTGTTCTTGTCGATGATATTGTCGATACAGCTGGTTCTCTGACTGAAGGTGCTAAAGCTTTGGAGCGGATGGGAGCTAAAAGCGTTTATGCCTGTTGTACGCACGGTGTGCTGAGCGATCCGGCAGTTGAGCGGATTAATAACTCGAATTTGAAGGAATTAATTATTACGAATACCATTCCTTTGCCGAAAGATAAACACAGTGATAAGATTAAAGTGCTTTCTGTAGCACCGCTTATGGCTGAAGCGATTATTCGCATTTTTGGTGAACTTTCTGTCAGCAAACTTTTTGATGATTGATTGTTTGTCTTAATAAACGAAGAGACATAACAAGGAGTGACTGCCAAAGGCAGATCACTCCTTGCTTTTTCACATCATTCTACATTATACTTGACTTCTCTACTGATAGTAATACGATTTTTGTATCTGCTAGGTGTATTATGAAACGTGAACGTTTTTTTTATTTGCAGGGATATGCTACAATAAAGGGACTATAGCTGTGAGGCTAAATGATAGGTGATGACATGAAACTTATTGTTGGTTTAGGAAATCCAGGCTCTGAATATGCGGCTACGCGTCATAATATTGGTTTTATGGTACTCCAGCAATTGGCTCTGAAATGGGGAGTAACCGATTGGAAATTTCAAGAAGAAGCACTTGTAGCTGATTATCGCTTTAAATGTGAACGCATTTTACTTGTGAAACCGCAGACATTTATGAATAACAGCGGCGTTGCTGTCAGTGCTTTGGCGCGTTTTTTCAAGATCACTGAAACAGATATCCTCATTATATATGATGATCTTGATTTAGCTGTGGGAAAGCTTAGGTTACGGGCTAAGGGTACTTCAGGTGGACATCGCGGGTTGGGATCAATTATTTTGCACTTGGGTAAGGACACTCTTTCCCGCATCAAAATTGGCATTAGTCATCCAAGTGGCATGCGGCCTGTTGTTGATCATGTGCTTACGCCTTTTACAACCGAAGAAGCCCCCTTAATTCGGGATGCTATTGGACAGGCGGTTCTGGCGACTGAAGCTTGGCTAACCGATGGAATTGCTCCGGCTATGAATCAATTCAATAAGAATAAATAGGTGATAATATGGTAACTGCTTTGTTTGCTGACAAGGACGGCGAAATATTTGATGCTCCCGGCTATCCTGCGGCAGGGCGTATCGGTGATCGACTTGTGCCGCTATTAAAAAAAGATCTTATTCCCTTGCCTGAAGGCTCTGAACTCATGCTGCTGCCAGATAGACAGGCCGTGTATGTTGATGAACAGGGAAAAGTAATGCCTTTGCCAGATAAAGTTTTAGCTGTGGCGGCCATGCTTCCGGTTGGTTATACACGGACTTATTTGCCAGCTTTTTTTAAGGAAGATGATGCGCCTGTTCTGCCTCTTTATGGTTATACTGCTACAGCGCTTGTCAATGATGCGATTTATGTTGCAGCTGTGAAAAGTGATGACAATGAAAAGTGGCATCCTTATCATTACAATACAAAATCCCTCAAGGATAAGGTGGCACGCATCAAGCGGGAGTTTTCGGGCAACCGTCTAGTGAAGCACCTGGCGCACTGCTCGTTGACCTGGCATTGTTGTACGGCACAAAACTTTTTTTACCATCGCTGGGAGGCCGGTATTCCTACATCGCCTTCTTGTAATGCTCATTGTTTTGGCTGTATTTCGCTTCAGGCATCGGAGTGTTGTCCGTCGCCCCAGAGCCGGATTGAATTTCGTCCGACGGCTGCTGAAGTGGCGGAAATTGGTCTCTATCATTTAGCTTCTTCGCATGAGCCGATGATTAGTTTTGGCCAAGGCTGTGAAGGCGAGCCGGCTCTTGCCTATGAGGTCATCGCTTCTGCTATCACGATGATCCGTCAGTCGACAGATCAAGGTGTGGTTAATATCAATACGAACGGCGGTTTCTTTGAAGGCATAAAGGCCATTGTTGATGCGGGCCTTGAGCATATGCGTGTCAGCATTATTAGTGCTCTTGAAGAAACTTATCAAGCCTATTATCGTAGCAATTATACCCTGGCTGACGTGAAAAAATCTATTGCCTATGCTAAAGCGCACGGCGTTTTTGTTTCACTTAATATGTTGTCTTTCCCAGGTCTGAACGACCGTCAAGACGAAGTGATGGCTTGGGAGAATTTTGTACGGGAAACAAAGATTGATATGATACAATTACGTAATCTTAATTTGGATCCCGATGCCTTTTGGAATATCATGCCGAAGTCTGCTGCGCCTAGTCTCGGTGTATGCAATTTTATTGAACGCCTTGGACGCTCAGACAGTCATCTTGTGATAGGTAGCTTTAGTCATTATGTGTCCAAGGACGAGTGAAGTGATAGGGTGAAATCATTTACGAAAATATTGCGTAACCTATTTTGTTGTGCTATACTCTTAGAAGAAAACTGTAGTAGTCTATATATTACGTCAAAGAACGTGATAGTAAAAAGTGAGGTGCAATAAGCGATGAAGAAAGATATTCATCCTAACTTTGGGGAAGCCAAAGTCGTGTGTGGCTGTGGAAACACGTTTATCACTGGTTCTGTAAAAAAAGAACTCCGCGTGGACGTTTGCTCTAAATGCCATCCTTTCTATACCGGTCAACAACGCAATGCAGCGGTTGGCGGAAGAATTGAGAAATTCAATAAACGTTATGGTAAATAAGAACAATAGGTCCAGCAGAGCAGAAATGCTCTGCTGTATTTATATACTGAAATCAATCAGGAGGTAGCCTGTGAAACAAAAAGTATCGATTGGCGGTCAAGCTGTCATTGAAGGGGTCATGATGCGGGGTCCTAAGTATATCGCAACAGCTGTCAGGGAGCCAGGCGGTACCATTGCTATTGATAAATCAGCTCTTTCATCTGTCGCAGATAAATATCCACTCTTGAAAAAACCGATGATACGCGGCGTAGTTGCCCTCGTCGAGTCACTTGTTTATGGACTGAAATCACTTTCTTATTCGGCACAAGTCGCTGGAGAAGAAGGCGAAGAACTGTCTGATAAAGAAATTGCTATGACGATGGTTTTTGCGCTTGTCCTTGGCATTGGTTTGTTTGTTATTTTGCCGACTTATGCGGCGAAAGCCATTCATACCTCTATTAGTGATCCCATTTTGCTCAATTTGCTGGAAGGAATGCTTCGTTTGGTTATTTTCTTTGCTTATATTTTTGGCATATCGCGCATGAGGGACATTCAGCGGGTATTTGAATATCATGGTGCCGAGCATAAAACGATTTTTGCCTATGAGGCAGGCGTTGAACTGACAGCTGAAAATATTCGTCCTTACAGTCGGCTTCATCCGCGTTGTGGAACGAACTTTTTGCTCATTGTCATGATTGTGAGTATTGTGCTATTTGCTTTTTTAGGCTGGCCCAATTTGTTAGAACGTATTGTTTCCCGCGTAATTTTATTGCCCGTTGTGGCAGGCATTGCCTATGAGATTATTCGCTTTGCCGGACGCAGTGAAAAACGCTGGGTGGCCATTGCCATTACGCCTGGTCTGTGGCTGCAAAATTTAACGACAAGAGAACCGAGTGATGATCAAATTGAAGTTGCCGTAGCGGCACTTACAGCCGTAAACCCAGCCAATTATTTATCCTCAGAAACAAAGGTGGATGACCATGCTTGAACAATTGCAGGCCATTGAAGATAAGTTTTTAGAACTAGAAAATTTAATTAGTGACCCTGTTGTTTTAGCCAATCAAAGTGAATGGTTGAAACATACCCGATCACACGCAAAATTAGCGCCCATTGTTGCTAAATTTCGTGAATATAAGGTTGTACAACAGTCTTTAGTTGATGCGAATGAAATGCTGAAAGAAAAATTGGATGATGATTTTAAGTCGCTTGTTCAACAGGAACTGACGGAGTTAAAAGCAAAAAATGAAGTGCTGGCTGAAGAATTACGGATTTTAATGTTGCCCAAAGATCCTAATGACGATAAAAATGTTATTGTGGAGATTCGTGGCGGTGCAGGTGGCGATGAAGCGGCTTTATTTGCTGGGGACTTGTTTCGTATGTATACGCGCTATGCAGAAACACAGGGGTGGCGGGTCGAGATATTGGATGCTAGTCCCACTGATTTGGGTGGCTTTAAAGAGGTCGTCTTCGTCCTGGAAGGCGATGGAGCTTATAGCCGTTTAAAATTTGAAAGTGGTGTTCATCGTGTACAACGTGTACCGACCACAGAGTCGGGTGGCCGTATTCATACGTCTACAGTCACTGTCGCAGTACTGGCTGAAGCAGAAGATGTGGACATCGATATTAATCCAACGGAGCTTAAGATTGATACGTATTGTGCCAGCGGCGCAGGTGGACAGCATGTCAACCGGACGGAGTCGGCTGTGCGTATTACTCATCTGCCAACAGGGATTATTGTCACCTGTCAAGATCAAAAGTCACAACTTAAAAATCGTGAACAAGCCATGCGTGTACTGAGGGCTAAGGTACTAGAGCAGGCCGAGGCACAGCAGCATGCGGAAGTGGCTGAGGCACGAAAAAGCCAAGTCGGTACAGGCGATCGTAGCGAACGTATTCGAACCTATAATTTTCCGCAGGGCCGAGTAACAGATCACCGCATTGGGCTTACCTTGCACAAGTTGGATTTTATCTTGAACGGTGATTTAACCGAGTTGATTAACGCCCTCATTACAGCGGATCAAAGTGAGCGGCTCAAGCAGGTGCAGTGATGGCGACGGAGTGTTGGACGATTAGCCGTATTTTATCATGGACTAAGCAGTACTTTACCGAGAAAGGCGTGGCTTCACCACGCCTTGATGCGGAAGTACTGCTTTCCCATGTCTTGAAAACCGACCGTATTCACTTGTATGTGCATTTCGATCAGCCTTTGCAAAGTGAGGAATTACAAAAGTTTCGTCAAGCTGTCAGGGAGCGGGCGCTGCGCCAACCTGTCGCTTATATTATTGGCAGGAAAGAATTTATGGGGTTAGATTTTATTGTATCGCCTCATGTGTTAATACCGCGGCCAGATACGGAAATCCTAGTAGAAACGGCGCAAAAATTACTGTCTCCTCTTCGCGAGCCACGCTTGGCTGATGTGGGGACAGGCAGCGGAGCTATTATCGTGAGTCTGTTGCACTTACTGCCAGATGCTCAAGGCGTTGCGGTCGATATTTCGGAGGAGGCCCTTGCTGTGGCGCAGCAGAATGCAAGGCGTCATGCTGTTAGAGAGAGAGTAGAGTTCTTAGAAGGGAATATGACAGAGCCTCTGACAGGAACGTTTGACGCTATTTTGTCCAATCCGCCGTACATTCCTGATGAAGTGATTGCAACATTGGAGCCGGAAGTTCGCCGGGAACCCGTGAACGCTCTAGCGGGCGGCAAGGATGGTTTAAACTTTTACCGTCATTTGATTAAAAATAGTGCGGCTTATTTAAACGATAATGGTTTTTTGGCTATCGAGATTGGTCAGGGGCAAGCGAGGGATATTCAGCAATTGGTCTTGTCATCGCCATTGATTGTTCAATCCATTCATAAGGATTATGCGGGTATTGAACGCGTCATCATATTGGCAAAGAAAAAAGACTTACTATAGAGAAGGGGTATTATGGATACAGTTTTTCACAAAATTTCATCGCTGACGCCTGATCCACTTGTGATTGCTGAGGCAGGAACGATTTTAAAGCGGGGCGGGTTGGTGGCTTTCCCAACAGAGACCGTTTATGGTCTGGGTGCCAGCGCTTATCAGGAAGAGGCATTGCGTAATATCTATCAGGCCAAGGGGCGTCCGTCCGATAATCCGCTTATTTTGCATATTGCCGAATTAGACACGTTTTATGAGTTGGCGAAAACCCTAC encodes:
- the prfA gene encoding peptide chain release factor 1, translating into MLEQLQAIEDKFLELENLISDPVVLANQSEWLKHTRSHAKLAPIVAKFREYKVVQQSLVDANEMLKEKLDDDFKSLVQQELTELKAKNEVLAEELRILMLPKDPNDDKNVIVEIRGGAGGDEAALFAGDLFRMYTRYAETQGWRVEILDASPTDLGGFKEVVFVLEGDGAYSRLKFESGVHRVQRVPTTESGGRIHTSTVTVAVLAEAEDVDIDINPTELKIDTYCASGAGGQHVNRTESAVRITHLPTGIIVTCQDQKSQLKNREQAMRVLRAKVLEQAEAQQHAEVAEARKSQVGTGDRSERIRTYNFPQGRVTDHRIGLTLHKLDFILNGDLTELINALITADQSERLKQVQ
- the prmC gene encoding peptide chain release factor N(5)-glutamine methyltransferase, with the protein product MATECWTISRILSWTKQYFTEKGVASPRLDAEVLLSHVLKTDRIHLYVHFDQPLQSEELQKFRQAVRERALRQPVAYIIGRKEFMGLDFIVSPHVLIPRPDTEILVETAQKLLSPLREPRLADVGTGSGAIIVSLLHLLPDAQGVAVDISEEALAVAQQNARRHAVRERVEFLEGNMTEPLTGTFDAILSNPPYIPDEVIATLEPEVRREPVNALAGGKDGLNFYRHLIKNSAAYLNDNGFLAIEIGQGQARDIQQLVLSSPLIVQSIHKDYAGIERVIILAKKKDLL